The Salegentibacter sp. Hel_I_6 region TTTTGGTTCGGTTTTTTGGACAAGCAAAAAAATGAACAATCTCAATGCTGAGGATATAAAAGAATCTTAATTCATCGAACAATTCACATTCGCCATCATCTTCCAGGAACAGAAAAATTCCGGAAGTTTTTTAGCAGAAGTAAGTTTCTTCTTAAACCTTATTTTTATGAATTTCCCCCCGGAAGTCTTGTATTGGTAATTCGCCGAATTAAGCAAACGCCCGTTATAATCTATAATTATTCCTCCGGTATTTCTCCAAAGAAAACTGCCGCTAAAGGCTTTTACAAGTTTGGGATGTTTACGGGGACCTTCCATTTTTTGAGTTTTTTGGAAGTATAAGATAAGGAAAAGTTGTGTTAAAATTAGGCTTGAGGAGAAATTAATTGATTTCCAGAGTGTTTCAAATCCTTAATATTTCTTTTTTGAAATCCGATTCCCGGTAATTTGGCGTTGTGCCGAAGATTTAAACCTCGAAATCTCGTTAACCCGTAGTTTGGCATGTTTGGTTTTCCTACCCTGCACCCGGGCGCGCCATTTTCTCCAGTTACGCGGGTGCATTTGCTCCTGCATAAATTTTATCACGTCTTTTTCGGCCAGCCCAAACTGAAATTCAATAGCTTCAAATGGCGTACGGTCTTCCCAGGCCATAGCAATTACCCGATCCTGCTGCCGCTCGTCTAATTCAAACTTTTTAGCAATGCTCATTTTTGTTACTCGATAATCGAGGTTTTAAAATTTATTCCGAATCATTTTCGAAATCAGAATTGTATTTTCCCCGAAATTCCTATTTCAAAATTAAGAAAATAGGAGCTTTTGATGGCTTGAACATTGGTGAAGGTTTTTGTAAATTAGAAAGATAATTTGGGCGTTCCCCTAACGGGTCGGGCTTTACGCTGCAATCTTTTTGCTCGTTCCTCGCAAAAAGGATTTCCACTGCAATCCCTAACGCAAAACAAGCTATGAAAAAAGCATATTTTAGATACAGAAAGCATCCTGGTGATTTCCTTAGAAATGCCGACTTACTGGAACTTCCAAACCCTGATGAAAATTTAGAGGATTTTTTAGTTTCGTTTTTAAATCATTATCAGTCTGATTCCAGAATCGCCTATATCAATGATTTGGATAAGCTTCTTTACAATGAATTTACCGACGAATTAAATAGATTAAAATTTATAAAAGAAATTGGAGAAAAAAGCAAGCTTGAGATCAAAGAAAAAATAAAGCAAATAGAAACAGAATTAAAAGATGAAGCTTTTAAAAATTTTTATCAGCTTTTATTAGAAAATAAAATTGAGATTATTGAAAAAACTTTTGATCAAAAATAAATTAATGTAAAGTCTGAGGGTGCATATTTTACAATAACTCCAATCCGATGTTTTTTAAATAGTTATATGTAGGGTCATAAAAATCAGGATTTCTAGTTTGGTCGTTTGGATCTCCTTCAGGTATGACTATAACCATTCCTTGTCTTGCCCTTGTCAGTAAAACTCTATAAGCGTTTATAAGATAGTTTTGTCTTTCTTTTTTGCGAATATTTTGCCATTTTTTACCTTTAAAAGAGAATGTTTTCCATCCTTCTTCAGAATACCGTAGATCTCCGTCCCAAGTAACACAAGCCCAATCTAGCTCTAATCCTTGTACGTGAAATTCAGTAGCTACGTCTTCAAGAAAATAAGATGATCGAACATCATCTTTGCCATTTAAAAACCAATGTACTGGATTCATAGGAGATTTAACATCTATCGCAAATGGCTTTAACCTTTGTGCCTGTGAAGAAACAACAATACCGAAGCGCTCACTTCCTCTGGCTTTTTCTTTCAACCATTTTTTAGCTTTTTTTAAATCTCTAGTCAGTACAATTGGATAACTATTATTGATCTGCTTAAGAGTTTTTTGAGCTTCCTCAACTTTTAAGTCGAGAATATTCTTTACAAAGTTAGAGAGGTTTTCAGCCCTAAATGAACGCATTGATACTGATAGGTGTAAGTTTTCATCAAATGAGACTTTTGTTTTTTTATTTAAATCTTCTATTGATTTTTTCGCTGCATACTCTGAATCGGTAAGATTTGGCGAAATATAAACTTCCCAATGATTGAACTTATTTTTGATAGCCTCTAACCATTCTGAAATTCCTGCTTC contains the following coding sequences:
- a CDS encoding TIGR03643 family protein, producing MSIAKKFELDERQQDRVIAMAWEDRTPFEAIEFQFGLAEKDVIKFMQEQMHPRNWRKWRARVQGRKTKHAKLRVNEISRFKSSAQRQITGNRISKKKY